From Candidatus Neomarinimicrobiota bacterium, one genomic window encodes:
- a CDS encoding radical SAM protein — translation MRHLIFGAQYIITHHLFNRNRPLICGITVTNKCNLSCRHCRIPDRGARHISFNEALTAMEAFYREGGRTLYLQGGEPYIWRDGEYGLEDLVEYSRRIGYLAIIIYTNGTIPLETEADTVFISIDGLAETHDNLRGKTFNRILKNINESSHPSLYINFTINNYNKNEIEEFCKYINDVESIKGIFFYFHTPYYGYDDLYIQPAERNRIIQGLLSYKKNYKILNSRAGLSSALKNTWKRPLNNCHIYEKGVTYKCCRYSGNPELCENCGYLSYAEIDQTLKLKPSAIINALKYF, via the coding sequence ATGAGGCATTTAATTTTCGGCGCACAATATATAATTACTCATCATCTCTTTAATAGGAACAGACCTCTGATCTGTGGGATAACGGTTACAAACAAGTGCAATCTAAGTTGTCGACACTGCCGCATACCTGATCGAGGAGCACGACATATCAGTTTTAATGAAGCGCTTACCGCAATGGAAGCTTTTTATCGTGAGGGAGGTCGTACTCTATATTTACAAGGAGGAGAGCCCTATATCTGGCGTGATGGAGAATATGGTCTTGAAGATCTCGTTGAGTACTCTCGCAGGATCGGCTATTTAGCCATCATCATTTATACAAATGGCACCATTCCCCTGGAGACAGAGGCTGACACAGTTTTTATTAGTATTGATGGACTCGCAGAAACACACGACAATCTGAGAGGGAAGACCTTTAATCGCATTTTGAAAAATATCAATGAATCATCACACCCTTCGCTTTATATAAATTTTACGATAAACAATTATAATAAAAACGAGATAGAGGAATTCTGTAAATACATCAATGACGTCGAATCGATCAAAGGCATATTTTTCTATTTTCATACACCCTACTATGGATATGACGATTTATACATTCAGCCAGCAGAAAGGAATAGAATAATACAGGGCCTGTTATCGTATAAGAAGAATTATAAAATATTAAACTCGCGTGCCGGTCTAAGTTCGGCCTTAAAAAATACCTGGAAACGGCCTTTGAATAACTGTCACATCTACGAAAAAGGCGTTACGTATAAATGTTGTAGATATTCTGGGAATCCAGAGTTGTGCGAGAACTGTGGATACTTAAGCTATGCTGAGATAGATCAAACTTTAAAATTGAAACCGTCAGCAATAATTAATGCCCTTAAATATTTTTAA
- a CDS encoding radical SAM protein, producing the protein MIENLVRSTFSRLITKQSNLTLKSTVPSTRELKSKFESLSDLGIYLHIPFCDRICPYCPYNKEIYHSDIAKQYTIAVMKEIAFYSEMVGDMPISSFYIGGGTPTTMLHNGIKDIISYIYDHFNMQCSIHMESHPTHLSNDNLDAIQAMGITNLSIGVESLQDRHLSVLKRPYTTEQIINIINRVVDRGFDCVNVDFMFALPTQTLEEVRQAGRMLVDMGVDQIAAYPLFKFPYTKMGSDGTESVFKLSTLLHRRKMLKILEEIFYNADFRRSSVWAFTKQGIPKYCSVTVPLYIGFGASGGSYLKDIFYLNTFSAKEYIEAFEKGKPAIALSLELSREVQMAGWLYWRIYETQFNKGDFKDRFGVDFDRIYGRYMRLLAIMGFLNDDGKQIILTDRGSYWMHAFEDLFSIDYISTLWGTSKQEPWPKKVVL; encoded by the coding sequence ATGATTGAGAATCTGGTCAGAAGCACTTTCAGCAGGTTAATCACCAAACAGAGTAATCTTACCCTTAAGTCAACAGTCCCCTCAACAAGGGAGCTTAAAAGTAAATTCGAATCGTTATCTGACCTTGGAATCTACCTTCACATTCCATTTTGTGACCGCATTTGCCCATACTGTCCCTATAATAAAGAGATCTACCATTCTGACATCGCTAAGCAGTATACAATCGCCGTGATGAAGGAAATTGCTTTCTATTCTGAGATGGTCGGGGATATGCCAATAAGCTCTTTTTATATCGGCGGTGGTACCCCCACAACCATGCTGCATAATGGCATCAAAGATATCATCTCCTACATCTATGATCATTTTAACATGCAATGTTCAATTCACATGGAAAGTCACCCTACCCACTTAAGCAATGACAATCTTGACGCGATTCAGGCTATGGGTATAACCAACCTGAGTATTGGTGTAGAATCACTACAGGACAGGCATTTGAGCGTTCTAAAGAGACCCTATACAACTGAGCAAATAATAAATATAATCAATAGGGTTGTTGACAGAGGCTTTGATTGTGTGAATGTGGATTTCATGTTTGCATTACCAACCCAAACCTTAGAGGAGGTCAGGCAGGCTGGGCGAATGCTGGTTGATATGGGAGTTGATCAGATAGCTGCCTATCCACTTTTCAAATTTCCTTACACAAAAATGGGGAGTGATGGCACGGAGAGTGTCTTCAAGCTGTCTACTTTGTTGCATAGAAGAAAGATGCTCAAGATTCTTGAGGAAATCTTTTATAATGCGGATTTTAGAAGATCATCTGTATGGGCATTTACAAAACAGGGGATTCCCAAGTATTGTTCAGTAACGGTACCTTTATACATAGGATTTGGGGCAAGTGGCGGAAGCTATTTAAAGGATATCTTTTACTTAAACACATTCAGTGCCAAAGAATATATCGAAGCATTTGAAAAGGGTAAACCAGCCATCGCGTTGTCTCTTGAGCTGTCAAGGGAGGTGCAGATGGCCGGTTGGTTGTATTGGCGTATTTACGAGACCCAGTTTAATAAAGGAGACTTCAAGGATCGGTTTGGTGTAGATTTTGATCGTATTTATGGAAGATATATGAGACTTTTGGCAATCATGGGTTTCCTAAACGATGATGGTAAGCAAATCATACTTACAGACCGGGGCAGTTATTGGATGCATGCTTTTGAGGATCTGTTTTCAATCGACT